Proteins found in one Agaribacterium sp. ZY112 genomic segment:
- the glmS gene encoding glutamine--fructose-6-phosphate transaminase (isomerizing), which translates to MCGIFAAINEQSVTKQLLHGLAALSYRGYDSAGIAVMHNGALSRARCEGKLENLEQHLNCNPIDGGVGIAHTRWATHGLPNERNAHPHMTAKVAVVHNGIVENAQQLRDFLEKNGQEFESETDSESIAQLITFYLNSGYDEELALKSALEKIEGSYGLVIMFNDDPNSLYAAKYASPLVIGKSENGLYISSDENALIGLASHVLHLADGELIKLNAHKLTRIDTAEELSKEFEAVSNDQRRSDKGRHNHYMLKEIYEQPEVFNRCWHQYFDKKNNGFKNLDLKIATSHISRISIIACGTSYFAGMVAKQWLETQAGMPVDLEIASEYRYREAPIVGNSVSVFISQSGETADTLAALQHAKAMGQPTIALVNVINSSMAREADLAMPTLAGPEIGVASTKAFMSQLTSLLSLSISVAKANLRFSPADEQLLIKDMQSFANALTQAIEQTEEVIKVAKKLQHKKSALFLGRGPAFALAEEGALKLKEISYIHAEAYAAGELKHGPLALVDKDMPIVVIAPPGKLTAKTISNLREVASRGGEICLISNKQHIEDCQNFIANGIEMAEVNEFLQPLLYCIPLQLIAYHTACLLGHDVDQPRNLAKSVTVE; encoded by the coding sequence ATGTGCGGGATCTTTGCAGCCATTAATGAGCAATCAGTAACAAAACAACTTCTACACGGTTTAGCCGCACTGTCCTATCGAGGCTACGACTCTGCAGGTATTGCGGTTATGCATAACGGAGCTCTCAGCCGAGCACGTTGTGAAGGTAAATTAGAGAATTTAGAGCAGCATCTAAACTGCAATCCTATTGACGGCGGTGTTGGCATAGCACATACACGCTGGGCGACACACGGGCTGCCAAATGAAAGAAATGCCCACCCTCACATGACAGCCAAAGTGGCCGTAGTACACAATGGAATTGTTGAAAATGCACAACAATTACGTGATTTTTTAGAGAAAAATGGTCAAGAGTTTGAGTCAGAAACTGACAGCGAGAGCATTGCTCAGTTAATTACTTTTTATTTAAACAGTGGCTATGACGAAGAACTGGCCCTGAAATCAGCTCTAGAAAAAATTGAAGGCAGTTACGGCTTGGTCATTATGTTTAATGATGACCCTAATTCACTGTATGCCGCTAAATATGCAAGCCCCCTTGTGATTGGTAAATCTGAAAACGGTCTTTATATCTCATCGGATGAAAATGCACTCATCGGTCTAGCCTCTCACGTACTGCATCTAGCAGACGGCGAACTAATAAAGTTAAACGCACATAAACTCACACGTATTGACACTGCCGAAGAGCTATCAAAAGAGTTTGAAGCGGTTTCAAATGACCAGCGTCGATCAGATAAAGGCAGGCACAATCACTATATGCTCAAAGAAATTTACGAGCAGCCAGAAGTCTTTAATCGCTGCTGGCATCAGTACTTTGATAAAAAAAACAACGGCTTTAAAAACTTAGATTTAAAAATAGCGACTAGCCACATTAGTCGTATAAGCATCATCGCCTGCGGAACATCCTATTTTGCAGGTATGGTCGCTAAGCAATGGTTAGAAACACAGGCAGGCATGCCTGTAGATCTAGAAATAGCATCCGAGTATCGATACCGAGAAGCCCCAATTGTAGGCAACAGTGTTTCTGTATTTATTTCCCAGTCTGGCGAAACCGCTGACACACTTGCCGCCCTACAGCACGCTAAAGCGATGGGCCAACCCACCATCGCACTGGTAAATGTCATTAACAGCAGCATGGCACGAGAAGCCGATTTAGCCATGCCCACCCTTGCAGGGCCCGAAATTGGAGTCGCTTCAACCAAAGCCTTTATGTCACAACTCACCAGTTTATTGAGCTTATCCATCAGTGTTGCTAAAGCGAACTTACGATTCAGCCCTGCAGATGAGCAGTTACTGATTAAAGACATGCAGAGCTTTGCCAATGCCTTAACTCAGGCTATTGAACAAACCGAAGAGGTGATAAAGGTAGCTAAGAAATTACAGCACAAAAAAAGCGCCTTATTTCTAGGCCGAGGCCCCGCCTTTGCACTTGCAGAAGAAGGCGCATTAAAGCTCAAAGAAATTAGCTACATTCATGCAGAGGCATACGCCGCAGGTGAATTAAAGCATGGGCCCTTAGCACTTGTAGACAAAGATATGCCTATCGTTGTCATTGCACCACCTGGAAAACTTACCGCCAAAACAATCTCTAACCTACGAGAAGTCGCTTCGCGTGGAGGAGAAATATGTTTAATCAGTAATAAACAACATATCGAAGACTGCCAAAACTTCATCGCAAACGGCATTGAAATGGCAGAGGTAAACGAATTTTTGCAACCACTGCTGTATTGCATTCCCCTACAACTCATTGCATATCACACCGCATGCTTACTTGGCCATGATGTTGACCAGCCTAGAAACTTAGCCAAATCAGTAACGGTGGAATAA